From a single Chitinophaga sp. Cy-1792 genomic region:
- a CDS encoding thioredoxin family protein, which translates to MKKYVWMLMLSLGFIIPAANAQTHNLDLEHIYNPTADAKKDLTAAIAQAAKENKHVLVQIGGNWCIWCKRFYKFTEDDADLKSAMEKNYVVYHLNYSKENKNLPILKELGYPQRFGFPVIVILDAKGNRLHTQNSGLLESADSYDKKKVQDMLKQWSPAALQPSNYVNE; encoded by the coding sequence ATGAAGAAGTACGTATGGATGTTGATGTTGAGTCTCGGATTTATTATTCCCGCAGCCAACGCTCAAACACATAACCTGGATTTAGAACATATCTACAATCCAACTGCCGATGCGAAGAAAGATTTAACCGCAGCCATTGCCCAGGCAGCAAAAGAAAACAAACATGTGTTGGTTCAGATTGGCGGCAACTGGTGTATCTGGTGCAAACGCTTCTACAAATTCACGGAAGATGATGCAGACCTGAAATCAGCCATGGAAAAGAATTATGTGGTATATCACCTGAATTATAGCAAGGAAAATAAAAACCTGCCTATATTAAAAGAGTTAGGTTATCCACAGCGTTTCGGATTCCCTGTAATCGTTATCCTGGATGCCAAAGGCAACCGCCTGCACACCCAGAATTCCGGCCTGTTGGAGTCAGCAGATTCCTATGATAAGAAGAAAGTACAGGATATGCTGAAACAATGGAGCCCGGCAGCATTACAGCCATCTAATTATGTCAATGAATAA
- a CDS encoding DUF4442 domain-containing protein yields the protein MATDNGITYFDTDAVQSFIRFAQHPFKFSAFMFWKLPAAWTSGVRLVSVSEEQCVTSVPYMWLSQNPFNSTYFACLSMAAELSTGLPAMMYTQSTKAHISMLVTSMQADYMKKAVGKTYFTCTDIPAMKAAMEQAIREKTPTSVTVRSEGKNKDGILVASFAITWSFKSK from the coding sequence ATGGCCACAGATAATGGCATCACCTACTTTGATACGGATGCTGTGCAATCTTTCATAAGATTTGCACAGCATCCGTTTAAGTTTTCAGCATTCATGTTCTGGAAACTACCCGCTGCATGGACTTCCGGCGTCAGGCTGGTATCGGTATCAGAGGAGCAATGTGTAACCAGTGTACCTTATATGTGGCTATCGCAAAATCCATTTAACTCTACCTATTTCGCATGTCTGTCTATGGCCGCAGAACTAAGCACAGGACTGCCAGCCATGATGTATACCCAAAGTACAAAAGCACATATATCCATGCTGGTTACAAGTATGCAGGCAGATTATATGAAGAAGGCAGTAGGTAAAACATATTTTACCTGCACGGATATTCCTGCCATGAAAGCAGCCATGGAGCAGGCCATCAGGGAAAAAACACCAACATCAGTAACTGTTCGTTCAGAAGGTAAAAATAAAGATGGCATACTCGTTGCCTCATTTGCAATCACATGGTCTTTTAAATCAAAGTAA
- a CDS encoding MBL fold metallo-hydrolase RNA specificity domain-containing protein, translating to MKIAFHGAARTVTGSKHLITLKSGKKILLDCGMFQGMGKETDALNREFGFDPKEVTYMVLSHAHIDHTGLIPRLIKQGYNGPIYCTPGTRDMAEILLLDSAEIQEDDIKFSNKKRAKEGAPYLQPLYTVEDAKMSIGFLKPTGYNTWTKIDPDIQVMFTDAGHIVGAAAVHLRITENGKTEQITFSGDIGRYNDAILKSPAVFPQADYILMESTYGSTLHADAKPADDELLRYIQHTCVEKGGKLIIPAFSVGRTQELLYALNNAQLSGKLPHIDIFVDSPLSTEATEVTKEHPEVFNKQVSDLLKRDNDPFDFPGLRYVKSVDESKNLNFRKEPCVIISASGMAEAGRVKHHIANNIDDAKNTILIVGYCEPESLGGRLMRGAKEVSIYGTRFEVNAEVGVIRSMSAHGDYEDLSQWLSCQDPREIKKLFLVHGEYEVQQIFRNWLHKKGFLDIEIPYRHYEIGLT from the coding sequence ATGAAGATAGCATTTCATGGCGCCGCCCGTACAGTAACGGGTTCCAAGCACCTGATCACTCTGAAGAGTGGTAAAAAAATCCTGCTCGATTGTGGTATGTTCCAGGGTATGGGAAAAGAAACAGACGCATTAAACAGGGAGTTTGGCTTCGATCCGAAGGAAGTCACGTACATGGTGTTGTCTCACGCTCATATTGATCATACCGGCCTTATACCGCGACTGATCAAGCAAGGCTACAATGGCCCTATCTATTGTACGCCAGGTACCAGGGATATGGCAGAAATTCTCCTGCTGGATTCTGCAGAAATACAGGAAGATGATATCAAGTTTTCCAACAAGAAACGCGCAAAAGAAGGCGCTCCTTACCTGCAACCACTTTACACAGTGGAAGATGCTAAAATGTCTATCGGCTTTCTGAAACCAACCGGCTATAACACCTGGACAAAAATAGACCCGGATATCCAGGTTATGTTTACAGATGCAGGACATATCGTAGGCGCTGCCGCCGTGCATCTCCGCATCACTGAAAACGGCAAGACAGAACAGATTACTTTCAGTGGTGACATCGGACGCTATAACGATGCTATTCTCAAATCTCCTGCTGTTTTTCCACAGGCAGATTATATACTGATGGAATCCACCTACGGCAGCACACTCCACGCAGATGCCAAACCTGCCGATGATGAGCTGCTACGTTATATTCAGCATACCTGCGTTGAAAAAGGCGGAAAGCTGATCATTCCTGCATTTAGCGTTGGCCGTACCCAGGAATTATTATATGCACTGAATAATGCACAACTGTCCGGAAAACTGCCGCATATCGATATCTTCGTAGATAGTCCATTATCCACGGAAGCGACCGAAGTTACCAAAGAGCATCCGGAGGTGTTTAATAAACAGGTGTCTGATCTGCTGAAACGTGATAACGATCCATTTGATTTTCCTGGCCTGCGCTATGTAAAATCAGTAGACGAATCCAAGAACCTGAACTTCAGGAAGGAACCTTGTGTGATCATTTCTGCTTCAGGTATGGCGGAAGCAGGAAGGGTGAAACACCACATCGCCAATAATATCGATGATGCGAAAAACACCATCCTGATCGTAGGCTATTGCGAGCCCGAATCATTAGGTGGCCGCCTGATGCGTGGCGCCAAAGAGGTATCTATCTATGGTACCCGCTTTGAAGTAAACGCAGAAGTAGGCGTTATCCGCTCCATGAGTGCCCATGGCGATTATGAAGATCTCAGCCAGTGGCTCTCCTGCCAGGACCCAAGAGAAATTAAAAAGCTCTTCCTCGTACATGGAGAATATGAAGTACAACAAATTTTCAGAAACTGGTTACATAAAAAAGGATTTCTCGATATTGAAATCCCTTACAGACATTATGAAATCGGATTAACCTGA
- a CDS encoding DoxX family protein, whose product MKQKTTTLIYWTGVILTSLWFGASGFFEITGNQIVWGITQQLGYPPHFIYLLGIAKLSGVAVLLVPGKLLRLKEWVFAGVFFDILFAFGSKIAVLGFAAATDAIVAFVMVSVTYIMFRKLYRVDITPNTTETVFG is encoded by the coding sequence ATGAAACAGAAAACAACTACACTTATTTATTGGACAGGCGTCATCTTAACTTCTTTATGGTTTGGCGCAAGCGGTTTCTTTGAAATCACCGGAAACCAGATAGTATGGGGCATTACGCAGCAACTGGGTTACCCTCCGCACTTCATCTATTTACTTGGAATAGCGAAATTATCCGGTGTAGCAGTGTTGCTGGTACCAGGTAAATTATTACGATTAAAAGAATGGGTTTTTGCAGGTGTATTTTTTGATATCCTATTTGCCTTTGGCTCAAAGATAGCAGTGCTGGGATTTGCAGCTGCCACAGACGCCATAGTAGCATTTGTAATGGTGTCAGTAACCTACATTATGTTCAGAAAATTATATAGGGTAGACATCACACCAAATACAACGGAAACAGTATTTGGCTGA
- a CDS encoding helix-turn-helix domain-containing protein, with amino-acid sequence MKDDKRLELVKEVLSNPRNQKDEVQALQDTIYVIGGKWRLPIINAICNGNHRFREIERSIPGITTRMLSRELKEMEANQLIKRTVTPDYPVVVEYTATDYCRSFGDIILEMIKWGKHHREKIIKGKSTEA; translated from the coding sequence ATGAAAGATGATAAAAGACTGGAATTGGTGAAGGAAGTCCTTTCCAATCCACGCAATCAGAAAGATGAAGTGCAGGCGCTGCAGGACACGATCTATGTGATCGGTGGCAAATGGCGGCTGCCTATCATCAATGCGATCTGTAACGGTAACCACCGTTTCCGTGAGATAGAGCGCAGCATTCCGGGCATAACTACCCGTATGCTATCGCGGGAGTTAAAAGAGATGGAGGCCAATCAGCTGATAAAAAGAACAGTAACGCCTGATTATCCGGTGGTAGTGGAGTATACCGCTACTGATTATTGCCGTTCTTTCGGAGATATCATCCTGGAGATGATCAAATGGGGAAAACATCACCGCGAGAAAATCATTAAGGGAAAATCAACTGAAGCATAA
- a CDS encoding SDR family oxidoreductase: MKGLTNKVAVVTGGNSGIGYATAKVLKEQGADVIITGRRKEAVEAAGQALGVTAMVSDQGKVADIEVLAENIKQQYSKIDILFINAGILGGAAIEDAAEEVFDSVMNVNFKGAYFTLSRFIPLLNEGAAVVFLSSNTAHMNRPNSSIYSSSKSALNAIMRTAAMELAPRKIRVNAVSPGPIETPILAKQGLSDQQLKDLQALIISEVPLHHMGKPEDVGKMVAHLCSPEANFITGAEFVMDGGMSVA, translated from the coding sequence ATGAAAGGATTAACAAATAAGGTGGCGGTTGTCACCGGCGGAAACAGCGGTATAGGATATGCTACAGCAAAGGTTTTGAAGGAACAAGGCGCAGATGTGATTATCACCGGCCGCAGGAAAGAGGCCGTGGAAGCGGCGGGACAGGCACTTGGCGTTACAGCAATGGTATCTGACCAGGGCAAAGTTGCTGACATTGAAGTCCTTGCAGAAAATATTAAACAGCAATATAGTAAGATAGATATCCTGTTTATCAATGCCGGCATATTAGGCGGCGCAGCCATCGAAGATGCAGCTGAGGAAGTGTTTGACAGCGTAATGAACGTTAATTTCAAAGGAGCTTATTTTACCCTCAGTCGCTTTATTCCATTACTGAACGAGGGAGCTGCTGTGGTGTTCCTCTCTTCTAATACCGCACATATGAACCGCCCCAATTCGTCCATATATTCTTCCAGCAAATCTGCGTTGAACGCCATTATGCGGACGGCGGCCATGGAGCTGGCACCACGAAAGATAAGAGTAAATGCCGTGAGTCCGGGACCGATAGAAACGCCTATCCTTGCTAAGCAAGGCCTGAGCGATCAGCAGCTGAAAGACTTACAGGCACTTATCATCAGCGAAGTTCCTTTGCATCATATGGGAAAACCGGAAGATGTAGGTAAGATGGTGGCACATCTCTGCAGTCCGGAAGCCAACTTTATTACCGGCGCCGAATTCGTTATGGACGGCGGTATGAGCGTTGCCTGA
- a CDS encoding TolC family protein translates to MHKQKINKGIGALGICLAIASCKVPAIVQVNENKSVPQAYNDKQDSTNIASIQWKEFFTDKDLVNLIDTALKNNQELNITLQEIEIAKNDIRSKKAALLPTVGGRIGAGYEKVGKYTSQGAGDASAEIIPGKTVPEVLGDYNISAYANWEVDIWKKLHNSKKAAVTRYLSTVEGKNFVITNLIAEIANSYYELLSLDNQLLIVRQSIELQKNALDIVKIQKEAARATELGVKKFEAEVLKSQSMEYDILQQIKEAENKINQLLGRYPQEIPREKGNFLALLPPMVQQGIPSQLLANRPDIKQAELDLSAAKLDVKVARAEFYPSFGISATLGFQAFRPDYLFRLPESLLSSLAGDLAGPLINRNAIAAEFNSANARQIQAMYNYERTILNAYIEVSNQLSNINNLDKSYDIKSKQVDALSKSIDIANDLFKSARADYFEVLMTQRDALEAKLDLIETKRDQLNAVVNVYRDLGGGWK, encoded by the coding sequence ATGCATAAGCAAAAGATAAATAAAGGTATTGGAGCACTGGGAATTTGCCTGGCAATTGCAAGCTGTAAAGTGCCTGCAATTGTTCAGGTAAATGAGAACAAAAGTGTGCCTCAGGCCTATAATGATAAACAGGATTCAACAAATATTGCTTCCATACAATGGAAGGAATTCTTTACCGATAAAGACCTTGTAAACCTGATCGATACTGCGTTAAAAAATAACCAGGAACTGAACATCACTTTACAGGAAATAGAAATCGCTAAAAACGATATCCGTTCTAAAAAAGCTGCATTACTGCCTACCGTAGGTGGCAGGATAGGCGCCGGTTACGAGAAGGTAGGAAAGTATACCAGCCAGGGCGCTGGTGATGCTTCCGCTGAAATCATACCGGGAAAAACAGTACCTGAAGTACTGGGAGATTATAATATCTCTGCTTATGCCAACTGGGAAGTGGACATCTGGAAAAAGCTGCATAACTCCAAGAAAGCAGCTGTTACGAGGTACTTATCTACAGTAGAAGGTAAGAACTTCGTTATCACTAACCTGATCGCGGAAATAGCTAATTCCTATTACGAGCTGTTATCACTGGATAATCAATTACTGATCGTCAGACAATCAATAGAACTGCAGAAAAACGCGCTGGATATCGTTAAGATCCAGAAGGAAGCTGCCAGGGCTACTGAGTTGGGTGTGAAGAAGTTTGAAGCGGAGGTATTGAAGTCGCAGAGTATGGAATACGATATCCTGCAGCAGATTAAAGAAGCGGAAAATAAGATCAATCAGTTATTAGGTCGTTATCCACAGGAGATTCCAAGAGAAAAGGGCAATTTCCTGGCATTGCTGCCGCCGATGGTACAACAGGGGATTCCTTCACAGCTGCTGGCTAACCGCCCGGATATCAAACAGGCCGAACTGGACCTGTCAGCTGCGAAGCTGGATGTGAAAGTAGCCCGTGCAGAATTCTACCCTTCTTTCGGGATCTCTGCTACACTGGGTTTCCAGGCATTCAGACCTGATTACCTGTTCAGACTCCCTGAGTCGCTGTTATCTTCACTGGCAGGTGATCTGGCAGGGCCGTTGATCAACCGTAATGCTATTGCAGCTGAATTCAACAGTGCCAATGCACGACAAATACAGGCTATGTACAACTATGAACGCACTATTCTGAATGCATATATAGAAGTATCTAACCAGTTGTCTAATATCAATAACCTGGATAAGAGTTATGATATAAAATCTAAGCAGGTAGATGCATTATCTAAATCCATCGATATCGCTAATGATCTGTTCAAATCAGCCAGGGCAGATTATTTCGAGGTACTGATGACGCAGCGTGATGCACTCGAGGCTAAACTCGATCTGATAGAAACAAAAAGAGATCAGCTGAATGCTGTCGTTAATGTTTATAGAGATTTGGGGGGTGGTTGGAAGTAA
- a CDS encoding efflux RND transporter permease subunit, which produces MLNKFIQRPVLSIVISLIIVFLGVIAVTQLPITQFPSISPPKVNVVAEYPGANGDLMIKSVIIPLERAINGVPGMKYMESSAGNDGEANIQVVFNLGTDPNQASLNVQNRVASVTNKLPPLVVREGVKISREESNMLMYINLFSTDPKADQKFLFNFADINLLPEIKRVDGVGFADILGTREYAMRIWLKPDRMLAYKISADEVMDALDKQSLEASPGKTGESSGKRSQSFEYVLKYSGRFNSKEQYENVILRSNANGEILRLKDVAEIEFGSSMYDIYSSLNGHPSAALVLKQSYGSNAQQVIKDVKAKLEEIKATSFPKGMDYEISYDVSKFLDASIEKVLHTLVEAFILVGIVVFLFLGDWRSTLIPTMAVPVSLIGTFVFMQFFGITLNLITLFALVLAIGVVVDDAIVVIEAVHAKMEEEHLGPFKATKRAMKEIAGAIIAITFLMAAVFIPVAFMSGPVGIFYRQFSITMATAIILSGIVALTLTPALCAMILKNNHGKQKKKSPVDKFLDGFNKGFDKTSNKYQKILGVIINRRVVTFGMLVAFSIGTYFLSGSVPSGFIPNEDQGMFYAIIQTPPGSSLERTNEISEKLQKIAEKVEGVKSVSALAGYEILTEGTGSNSGTCLINLKSWEERKHSAQEIINELEEKSKDITGANIEFFQPPAVPGYGAAGGFELRLLDKAGMGDAHKMEQVSNDFVKELSKRKELASVFSFYSASFPQYMLDVDNDLAQQKGVTIDNAMNTLSTLVGSNYEISFIKFDRQYKVIVQAAPEYRALPEDILKLYVKNDRDEMVPFSAFMKMTKVYGLSENTRHNMYSSSQISGSAAPGYSSGEAIRIIDEVAKKTLPRGYGIDWAGISKDEVAQGNQAIYIFLICLGFVYLILSAQYESFILPLAVILSLPAGIFGAFFLLKVMGLENNIYAQIAMVMLIGLLGKNAVLIVEFAAQRHEAGISVLKAAMEGAKVRFRPILMTSFAFIAGLIPLVFASGPGKVGNRTIGTAAAGGMLFGTVFGVLVIPGLYYIFGTIASKRKLVKKEDENPLTEEIEENKVYA; this is translated from the coding sequence ATGTTAAATAAGTTTATACAAAGACCGGTACTGTCAATAGTAATCTCTCTCATCATTGTATTCCTTGGTGTGATTGCTGTGACCCAGTTACCGATTACCCAATTTCCATCTATCTCGCCACCGAAAGTAAACGTAGTAGCAGAATATCCTGGTGCTAACGGTGACCTGATGATTAAGTCAGTGATTATTCCGCTGGAACGCGCCATCAACGGTGTTCCCGGCATGAAATACATGGAATCCAGCGCCGGTAATGACGGTGAGGCCAATATTCAGGTAGTATTCAATCTGGGTACCGACCCTAACCAGGCCTCACTGAACGTGCAGAACCGCGTGGCTTCTGTAACCAATAAACTGCCGCCACTGGTTGTACGTGAAGGGGTGAAGATCAGCCGTGAAGAATCGAACATGCTGATGTACATCAACCTTTTCAGTACGGATCCCAAGGCCGACCAGAAGTTCCTGTTCAACTTCGCAGACATTAACCTCCTGCCGGAAATCAAACGTGTAGACGGAGTTGGTTTTGCGGACATCCTGGGTACCAGGGAATATGCCATGAGGATATGGCTGAAACCTGACAGGATGCTGGCTTACAAGATTTCTGCAGATGAAGTAATGGATGCACTGGATAAGCAAAGTCTGGAAGCCTCTCCGGGTAAAACAGGTGAAAGCTCCGGTAAAAGATCACAGTCGTTCGAATATGTACTGAAATATTCCGGAAGGTTCAACAGCAAGGAGCAATACGAAAACGTTATCCTTCGCTCCAATGCCAACGGTGAGATCCTTCGCCTGAAAGATGTTGCTGAGATTGAGTTTGGTAGCTCCATGTACGATATCTATTCCAGTCTGAATGGTCACCCTTCAGCGGCATTGGTATTAAAACAATCATACGGTAGTAACGCCCAGCAGGTTATTAAAGACGTAAAAGCCAAGCTGGAAGAGATTAAAGCGACTTCCTTTCCTAAAGGAATGGATTATGAAATCAGTTACGACGTATCCAAGTTCCTGGATGCTTCTATTGAAAAGGTGTTACACACCCTGGTAGAAGCCTTTATCCTGGTGGGTATCGTGGTATTCCTCTTCCTGGGCGACTGGCGTTCTACGCTGATCCCTACCATGGCAGTACCTGTATCCCTGATCGGTACTTTCGTGTTTATGCAGTTCTTCGGTATCACGCTGAACCTCATCACCTTATTCGCATTGGTACTGGCTATCGGTGTGGTAGTGGATGATGCGATCGTGGTAATTGAGGCAGTGCATGCGAAGATGGAAGAAGAGCACCTCGGACCATTCAAGGCTACCAAACGGGCCATGAAAGAGATTGCCGGTGCTATCATTGCTATCACCTTCCTGATGGCGGCGGTGTTCATTCCGGTGGCGTTCATGTCGGGTCCTGTAGGTATCTTCTACCGCCAGTTCTCTATCACCATGGCTACGGCGATCATCCTGTCGGGTATCGTAGCGTTGACGCTGACACCTGCGCTTTGCGCCATGATCCTGAAAAACAACCATGGTAAACAGAAGAAGAAATCTCCTGTAGATAAATTCCTGGATGGTTTCAACAAAGGATTTGATAAAACTTCCAATAAATACCAGAAAATCCTGGGTGTAATTATCAATAGAAGAGTAGTCACCTTCGGTATGCTGGTGGCCTTCAGTATTGGTACTTACTTCCTGAGTGGCAGCGTGCCTTCCGGCTTCATCCCGAATGAAGACCAGGGTATGTTCTACGCTATTATCCAGACTCCTCCGGGATCATCTCTGGAAAGAACAAATGAAATTTCTGAAAAACTTCAGAAGATAGCGGAGAAGGTAGAAGGTGTTAAATCTGTGTCTGCACTGGCGGGTTATGAGATCCTGACAGAGGGTACAGGTTCTAACTCCGGTACCTGTCTGATCAACCTGAAAAGCTGGGAAGAGCGTAAGCATTCTGCACAGGAAATCATCAATGAGCTGGAAGAGAAATCGAAAGATATCACCGGCGCGAATATTGAATTCTTCCAGCCACCAGCCGTTCCTGGTTATGGTGCTGCGGGTGGTTTCGAGTTGCGTTTGCTGGATAAAGCCGGTATGGGTGATGCCCATAAGATGGAGCAGGTGAGCAACGATTTTGTGAAAGAGCTGAGTAAACGTAAGGAGTTAGCTTCTGTGTTCAGCTTCTATAGCGCCAGCTTCCCGCAATATATGCTGGATGTGGATAATGACCTTGCCCAACAGAAAGGTGTTACCATCGATAATGCGATGAATACCTTATCCACACTGGTAGGTAGTAACTATGAGATCAGCTTTATCAAATTCGATCGTCAGTACAAGGTGATCGTGCAGGCAGCCCCTGAATACAGGGCCTTGCCGGAGGATATCCTGAAATTATATGTGAAGAACGACCGTGATGAAATGGTGCCATTCTCTGCATTTATGAAGATGACCAAAGTGTATGGTTTGTCTGAAAATACCAGGCATAACATGTACAGCTCTTCACAGATCAGTGGTTCTGCAGCGCCAGGCTACAGTAGTGGTGAGGCTATCCGGATTATTGATGAAGTAGCGAAGAAAACATTGCCAAGAGGTTATGGTATCGACTGGGCGGGTATTTCCAAAGATGAGGTAGCGCAGGGTAACCAGGCGATCTACATCTTCCTGATCTGTCTTGGTTTCGTATACCTGATCCTTTCTGCACAGTATGAAAGTTTCATTCTGCCACTGGCGGTAATTTTATCGTTGCCAGCGGGTATTTTCGGTGCATTCTTCCTGTTAAAGGTAATGGGCCTGGAAAACAACATCTATGCGCAGATTGCGATGGTAATGCTGATTGGTTTGCTTGGTAAGAACGCGGTATTGATCGTGGAATTTGCTGCACAGCGACATGAAGCAGGTATCTCTGTATTGAAGGCTGCGATGGAAGGTGCCAAGGTAAGGTTCCGTCCTATCCTGATGACATCCTTCGCCTTCATTGCCGGTCTTATTCCGCTGGTATTTGCCAGTGGCCCGGGTAAGGTAGGTAACAGAACCATCGGTACAGCTGCTGCGGGTGGTATGTTGTTCGGAACAGTTTTCGGTGTACTGGTAATTCCTGGATTGTACTACATATTCGGAACTATTGCCTCTAAACGGAAACTGGTGAAGAAGGAAGATGAAAATCCATTAACCGAAGAAATCGAGGAGAATAAAGTATATGCATAA
- a CDS encoding efflux RND transporter periplasmic adaptor subunit, whose translation MNRIVMLAGLSAVLCYTSCKSKPEEKEEASKYTITSPVRMDTSFTKEYVSQIKSVRNIEIRALEKGYLQTILVDEGQYVKAGQVLFRMMPKMYEAELLKAEAEAKAAEVELQNTKMLAEKNIISKNEQTVAQTKLDQARAEIAMAKLHLGFTEIKAPFDGIIDRIPKKPGSLVDDGELLTSLSDNSQMFAYFNVSEPEYLDYETNLKSRGDNKVNLLLANNTQLKYTGEVTTVEGEFNNETGNIAFRAKFPNPDKLLKNGETGKVLMNMPLKNALLIPQKATYEIQDKVYVFLVDKDGNVKSRLITVGSRMPDLYVVTDGLAESDRILLDGVQKTKDDDKINFEYKAPADIISHLRLKAE comes from the coding sequence ATGAATAGAATTGTCATGCTCGCCGGCTTGTCTGCGGTACTATGCTACACAAGCTGTAAATCGAAACCAGAAGAGAAAGAAGAAGCCAGTAAATACACGATCACCAGTCCTGTACGGATGGATACGTCTTTTACGAAGGAATATGTTTCTCAGATTAAATCTGTCAGAAATATTGAAATCCGTGCCCTGGAAAAAGGTTACCTCCAGACCATCCTGGTAGACGAAGGTCAGTACGTAAAAGCTGGCCAGGTGCTGTTTAGAATGATGCCTAAAATGTATGAGGCAGAATTACTGAAAGCAGAGGCAGAAGCTAAAGCTGCAGAGGTAGAACTGCAGAATACTAAAATGCTGGCGGAGAAAAACATTATCTCCAAAAATGAACAAACGGTAGCGCAAACGAAGCTGGACCAGGCCAGAGCGGAAATCGCCATGGCTAAACTCCACCTCGGCTTCACCGAAATCAAGGCGCCATTTGATGGTATCATCGACCGTATCCCTAAAAAACCTGGTAGCCTGGTGGATGATGGTGAGCTGCTCACCAGCCTCTCCGACAACAGCCAGATGTTCGCGTATTTCAACGTTTCCGAACCGGAATACCTGGACTATGAAACGAACCTGAAAAGCCGTGGTGATAACAAGGTAAATCTCCTGCTGGCCAACAATACCCAGCTGAAATATACCGGAGAAGTAACTACCGTTGAAGGTGAGTTCAACAACGAAACCGGTAACATCGCCTTCAGGGCTAAGTTCCCTAATCCTGATAAACTCCTGAAAAACGGTGAAACAGGTAAGGTACTGATGAACATGCCACTGAAAAATGCTTTGCTGATCCCACAGAAAGCCACTTATGAAATCCAGGATAAAGTATACGTGTTCCTGGTGGATAAAGATGGTAATGTGAAATCCAGACTGATCACTGTTGGTAGCCGCATGCCTGACCTGTACGTTGTTACAGATGGTCTGGCAGAGTCAGACAGAATCCTGCTGGATGGTGTACAGAAAACCAAAGATGATGATAAGATCAACTTTGAGTATAAAGCGCCTGCAGACATTATCTCTCACCTGAGATTAAAAGCGGAGTAG